TCAGAAACCAGAATTCAAGTGGGACTGGGGCAAGGACCAGGCATAGGGCAGGCTCGGGGGGGCTCTCAATGGCACCTCTCAAAGTGCTGATTCCATTTTGGTGGATTCCCTGGATTCAGGGGAAGGACCTAAGACAGCAATCCTTAGAGTTAAACTAAGGGCTCTCCTACTGACAAGCTGTTGAGAATAGGAATTTTTCCAAGAAATctgacaagaaaaataaatttaagaagaatCTGGGTTAGAAAGTGGCTAGGTTCTTGGGTCTCCTGAAGAGATTAAGTGGATCAAGAGAAAGAAGTTGCATTCTAACCCAACTctgatttttaacttttattaccTCACCTCTCTGGGCCTCTCTTTCCTTACTTATAAAAAGGGTATTGTAATTGGTGCCCCAGACTTTCATGAGGCAGAGTATTCATAAGTAGCGATGTTCCTTTGAGGAGAATCATGCAATATGGATAGAGTAACCTTAAATAGCTAAATCTATAATGGATTAAATTAGATACCGCCCTATACCAGTTTCTAGGTAGACAAGCTGTAGTTGGTGCCCAAGATTTTTTTAGAGAGACTTTTCTCTTAAACTCCTCTCTAatgttgaaatatttttataactATTATAAATGTAGCTATGTTATGTGTTGGGAGGAAAATTAAAACTTTAGAAAATGCTATCAACCAACCTATTTTTTTCCTACAAAGTGGAGTGAAATCCTTTATTCATCACAAATTTTGTCAgagataaaatgaaaacaatgatTAAAACAAAGCTATTCTGACTGATGCATGTGGTGGGTATTCAGAATTCTATCTACTTAGGCCCTTCTTTGACCCCTGGAGCAGCTATCAGTACTCTAGGACACAAATGGTGAGGATCACTAGACTGTATTGTCTCTGACATCTCTTTTAGCTCTCCTATCCCTGGTTCTCTGTCCCCACCTAATAATCTTCCCCTTTCTTGCCAGCATTCACAACTATACCCCAAAGGTGGGTGAGCTAGACACTCGGAAAGCTATTCGCCAGGCTTTTGATGTGTGGCAGAAGGTGACCCCACTGACCTTTGAAGAGGTGCCATACCATGAGATCAAAAGTGACCGGAAGGAGGCAGACATCATGATCTTCTTTGCTTCTGGATTCCATGGTGATAGCTCCCCATTTGATGGGGAAGGAGGATTCCTGGCCCACGCCTACTTCCCTGGCCCTGGGATTGGAGGAGACACTCACTTTGATTCAGATGAGCCATGGACGCTAGGAAATGCCAACCATGATGGTAAGGCCATGAGGGGATGGGTGGTTGCTTGGTTGTCAGAGAAAGAAGCTCCAAAGAAGAGCTCAGTGACCACCATAGATGAAATTCCTGCTTTCTAGAGCTTCCTGTCCAAGAACCAAGAACTCAAGTGGGTGGGAACTGTGATCTCTGATGATATTCAACTGCTAGGGCCAGAGCCACAGAGATTGGTCAGATTGCTTAGGAGATGGTCTAATTGAGCTCAGGCAGGGTTAAGTCAAGAATAAGATAAAATGTTTCAGAAGCTGAAGAACAAGATAAAAAGGCACTGATGCTGAAAGCAGCCAGCTCTGGCCCCAGTTACTCTAACAGGCGCCATAATTACTCCAGATCCTTGGACAACTTGCCCAGCACCACTATgattcaataaatattcattaagCTGGAATCAAAATTGTGCAGTAACACTAAAAATACCCTTTAATGTTCCTTATACATATTTACTCACAAGGCACTTGCTTAGTACATAGGCAAGGACACCTGATTATACCCAATTTTAAGATGAAGAATTCAGGGCTCAAATGGCATAAGTGGTAGGTGGAAGCACTGGAAATCAAACACTAGTTCAACTACCTGATGATGTTATAGGGACAAAAAATTCACCTTTAGAATTCTTGTGTGTAAAGCAAGAGCTGCAGTAGGTGATCTTTTACTCTAATGTGACAGGATACAAAGTTATACAAAAGACCACAAGAGGATctgaatgttaaaaaaataataataaaaatagacatGGTCTCTGTTCTCTTGAAGTCGAGACAATATGTCCAGAGAAATAATGACAGCCACAAGGCAGACCCTCCTGAAGGCTGAGACTGACATACCAAGAAAATGCAGTGGGAGTCTGGAGGAAAGAGAGATGGTTCACCTTTTAAATTAtagtagataacaatcagtggatATGTTAACGTTTTAAGGCCCATAACAAGTATTTTTCATATCGTAAGTAGACattatcatctccattttatagataggtaaactgaggcataGAGAACCATTAAGTTCCCATAGATGGAGAGTGGTGAAATAAAGGCTTTAAACCTGAGCATTATTACTCTGGAGTCCATACGCTAAGCCACCATGCTAAGTTTTCATGGATCTCAAAGTGCAGGGCACATCAAAATTACCTAGAGACCACTTTTAAGAATGCAGATTCTAAGCTCCAGGTCCCTACCCTTTTGCCATTCTGATTCTCTGGGTCCAGAGTCTGCACATGGCCTGATCAGTTAATTCCCCTAGTGCTTCTGATGCAGGTGTTCTGCCACCTTGAGAAATACCATCTTCGTCCCTGGCGTTTCCCTAACCAGTCCAATCATAAAGAACTGACTGAGGGTCTTGTAGAAACATGGGTTCTAGGCTCTTCCCCTGGAGATCCTGATTTTAAAGCTCAAGCAAGTTTGGGAAACAGTGGGCATTGTTTTCTGCCCTTGGTGCTGCTTCAGGCTGCAAGCAGACTTTTCCAAGGCTTATTTTCTCAGAGTCCATGCCATAGGTAGGGATTGCCTGCTTGAGAACATTCCAAGTTATTGTGTGGGTCAGGGGCTGGCCACTCAGGTAATCTGTCATAAATTGGTTTAGCCAGAGCTCAGCCTAAACAGAGTTATGAAACTGTTAAATTTTTCTTCATCCTTTTTTCTCTTCAGATTTTTGAACTATTTCCCATGAAGCACTGTTTCCTCTGCCCTGGTATCTCTCCCCAAAGTTTCCTGGCTTTCTGCATACCTATTTTTTATCTCATTCTTATATTCTTATATTTTGACTGGTGTCAACAAATGGCTATCTGTGCTAACTGATAAGATgtgaagagaagaaaaataatattctgATCCCCttttatgtgccaggcactgttagcTGATAAGGTTTTAGTTAGAGCCCTGATAGAGACAAAAGAATTTTCAAAGGGTTGTTGTCCAAAGGAAGTGCTGGGAAGAGATCCTACTCCTTTGGCTCCCCTTCTGCCCGGTTCTGGGAGTTGCACTCCCATACTTACTCCCTGATATTGGACAATTTATTGGCCCCAGACCCCAGATCCCAAGAATTAATGGCATATGTGGGAAGGTCCTAGAACCTGTGGATGGGTACCATCACAGAACCTCACCCACCTCATTCCAAGAACAGCTAACATCTTCTTTGGACAAGAGTCAGGACTTTGCTCTTGAAATCCAGGCATGAACCAGATGCAGATCATAATATAGCAGTAGACCCCTGGCTGGTGAGCTGGTAAACATTGCCCCAAGATGGGTTTTGGAAtgagaggaaagaaaccaagatTTTTTGAGTACCTGTGTATTGTCTCATAAAATTTCCACAGAGACTCAGCAAGGGAAGGTGGGGAATAGGGTCTCCTGGGAAATTTCTGAttattggttttcttttttcctaaaaatgTCATTATGGAATATTTCATACTCATACAAGGACGAAGAATGATTATGATCCCCAGGTACCCACCACCTGCTTCAATGATCAACACTGTAAAACTTCATTTTACCTATCCCctcccacttttattttttggctgatgtgttttaaagaaaatccCAGGTGTAAtatcatttcacctgtatatactTTAGTATATGCCTCTAAAagagactttcttttaatataacCATTATCAAACCAAACAAAATTAAATCTAGTATGTTTTCACCTTCCCAAATTACCTCAAAAACTTCCTTTACATTTGTTTGCTTGAATCAGGATTCAATCAAGATTCACACATCACACATGGCTGTACTGTCAGAATCCCCCAGTCCCAGGGTATTTAAAGGCTCCCTGTGGAACCACTGAATTATGATACTGGTTCTATCTAATTCCCCACCTCATTGGAGTCTGTGAAGGGGCAAAAGCTACCCACAACACCTTTAAGCCAGTTTCTGGTGCTAGTTCCAGAAACTTACTGTGTCCTCATTTCTTTCAAATGAGTCAACTagtgaggtcagcagacactcACTAAGCTCTGCTGGAGCAGGAGCCCAGCCCTGTGCTGCTCCTGCATTGGGAAAGGTGACAAGACAGGAAGAGCCATCATGACCAAACCCTACTTCACCGGATAGAGCTCTACCAAACTTCCACACTTAGGTCACTAACTTTTTCCCCACAGTGgggaggaggcggaggcagggCAGCAGAGATTATaaccttcattttacagatgagaaaagtgaAGTTTTGCTGAGGAGTTCAGAAATTCCCCAATTGTAAGGAAGTGGCAGATCCAGGTGTGAATCTGGGACTCTGTATGTCTTTAACATCCTTCCCCATGCAGGGGCTTCTGCTGCAGGTAGCCCAAAGATCACTCCTAGGAAAATACTGAGATTTGGGCACTGATGCTTCCTGGGTCTGAAGGATTGGCCTGCCAAGCCAGAGTTTGCCCCATGGAGCTCGCAGTCCTGGGGCAGTGAGAGTGTGCACTAGTGGTATAATTAATGCAGGCTGGAGAGCAGCCAGCAGCTAAAGATGCTTCAGAGAGAGAATGCTGCCAGAGTGCGGAGGAGTTCACAGCCAGCTGGGAACTCCAGGCAGACTTCCTGGAAGATAGGCGTTGAGCTCATTGTTGAAGAAGAGAGGGTATTCCAGGTGCAGGCAACAGCACTGGCAAGAGAATACAGGTGAAGGGGATTCCTTTGGAGGGTTGGGGGAGTCAATGAGACAGGGATTGCCAAATAGGGAAGTCCTGAGGGAAGTGAACAAGTAGCTGGTGAACTGTTAGGGACATTCTAGGAGGCTCAGGGACTTTGGGAGCACTTGCTCTTGAGGAAGCTGGTCCTCACACAGCTCAGCACAGCTCTCCTAATTAATGTGATACCTCTGTGCAAGGAGCCAGTATAAGCAGTTGACATACCTTGCCTCATCTTTACCCCATTCTTAGGAAGATGGTACCCTTATTCCCTTCATTTAACAGAGGAAGAGATTTAAAATGTCACACTGCTAGGACATGGCAGAACTGGGATTCAGAGCCAGGCTATCTGGCTGCCAGAGACCACACTCCTGACCACTCTGCCTCCTGCCTCCAACCTCTTGGGGAGAGAAGACCCTGAAGAACCTTCTGCCTAGAGTCTTCTCCGTAGCAAACCTGGGCTAGTACCTTTGCTTTGCTCACAGATTCAAGTAGTCCTCCTGCCCGtctccttccctttcctcccTAGAATTCTCTTGGATTTTTGTGCAGTAAGGTACTGGCTCCCCAGTGCTTCTCTTTCCCTTGATCCCTGGAAAAACTCTGTAGCCCCCCTTCCTTCAAGGGgttcttcctcttttctgcagacGCAGGCTCAGGCAGAGGACAGAGGCTGAGTCCGCCCATGTGCTCAGAGCCCTGCTCCCGGCTGAGATCCCTGTAGATGACCCCCAGGGAGAAACCTGGTCAGGAGACAGGCAGTGAACAGCTTGTCCCAGGGCGAGGAACAGGCCAGGAGCAGAGCCAATACTGGACCCCAGGAAGCAGAGCTGCCTTCCGCTGGCTCTAGCAGCCGCCTCTGTTTGGGATGAAGCTCAAAGATGAGCTCATGCCTCCCTGCTGCCAGAGGGACCAGGACCTAAGGAAGGAGCTGGGGGCGGCCTGGCCTTCTCCTGCCAGCCTGCCCTTCCCAGCAGAAGGCCAGCCCCAGGCTTTTGGCCAACCTTGTGTTGATCTTGCCCATCCTCCTTCCTCTCTGGTGCTCAAAATCAGCCTTGCTGAAGACACTGGTGGTGCCAGTGGAGTTGCAGGCTCGTGCTTCCCATGGCCTGGGTCTGCCCCAGGGGTTCTTCTCTTTTCCCAAGACCTTAACCAGAAAAGTCGAGCAATTCCCACCCCCATCTGACCCTCATAGGAACTGGCTGGACTGGGATAGGGCTAAAGGGCTTAGCCAGGGATGCTGGGGCCAGAGTGGGCATCAGGATTTCTGACTACTTCCCAGGCCCTGGTAGCCTCCCTGGACGTAGAGGTAGCTAGAAGAGGCTGAGACATGCCTGGGGCTGAGAAATAAGAGGCGGGGCTCAAGGGACATACAAATGCCTGAGGTCAAGGCAAGCAGGGGTCTGCAACAGGGCAGAAGAGAGCCAGGACTGTTGATACTGTGGATCTCTGGTTCTGGCATTTCTTTCCCAAAGCTGAGGTTACTTAATCTCCCCCAAATTCAGGCCTTGCTCTGTCCTAGGACCAATACAGAAGCTCAGGGGAGCTGGCTCTCAGAGTATCTGGTTGCTGGAGCCTCACAGGCCTTGCACTTCCTTTCTGGTTGATGAACTTGTTCCGCTAACTGAGCTTCTGTCTTATGTACAATAACAACAGTAATAATCTTCAGGTCTGTACCATGAACTTCACATATGTCATCTTATTCACCCCTCGCTCAGTCCATGAGGTATGTTTGATTCTGCCACTTTACAAATGGGGACATGGAGGCTCAGGGGGTAGTCCTGCTGGCCAAGTTCCCAAAGTTGGGAAGAGAAGAGCTGGAAATGAAGGTGATCTCTCTACCCTGGAGATGCTCATCATCACCGCGTCATGCTGCCGCCTCAGTTTCACACTGGGATACTGTGTCCCACTTTCAGCACCTGGATTGTGTTTCTACCCATACTTGAATCCTCTCTTTGATCTTGGCCAGTAGTTCGTTTCTTCCAGGACTGGGGTTTTGCTGAGAATTGCCCCACACCTAGGGCCCTATTCCTGAGGAGTCCTGAAGTTGACCGCCAGCCGGCCACCCCCAGGACTTCCTCCACTTATCCCCACTGCTGCTGCTTTGGCTCAGGCCCTTTTCACCTTCCACTTGGACCCTGGTACCAGCTTCAGAATTGATGCCCCTGGTCCCCCTGCCTCAGGTCTCATTCTGCTTTAATCCTCCTTCCAACTGCAGCCTGGCTGATTTCATCACACTCCCACCTCCACTCCTGCTCACAACCCCCACCAGCCAAGAAGCTGATCCAAATTCCTTTGTAGGGCATTACAGAGCCCTGCTTGCCAGCCTGGCTGACCTCATCTCTCTCTCTGGCCCTCCCTTCATGCTTTGTTCTAGAGCCAAGTGGAATGAAACTTCTTGTCCCTGGACCTGGCTCATATCATTCTCTCTGCCAGGAATGCCACCCCACCCACTTCCTCCCTTGAATCCATTCTTCTGACCAACTTCCTACTTTTCAAGACTCACCTTTATGAAACTTTCCCTAAGCATCTTCCTCCATGTTTAAATGCCCCCttcctccttggaattccttttgacCCTCATAGAACTGTTAAAGCACCTGGAACCCTGCACTGCTTACATTGTTTCTTACTCCATGTTACTCTCTATATCAAGTCTGGAAGCCAAAGATTGTGGCTGATTTCTCTGTATATCCCCGATGTCCAGCAGAGGGCCTGGTACAAGGCATATGCCCAGTGTTTGCTCAAGTAATGGATTGACTGACTGATATATACGTGGGTGCCCTGGGCACCTTCCATGTTTCTTTGCACAGGGAATGACCTCTTCTTGGTGGCTGTGCATGAACTGGGCCATGCGCTGGGACTGGAGCACTCCAATGACCCCAGCGCCATCATGGCACCCTTCTACCAGTACATGGAGACGCACAACTTCAAGCTGCCCCAGGATGATCTCCAAGGCATCCAGAAGATCTATGGTGTGTGGTAGGGGAGAGGGGCCACGGCTTTTTCTatagggctgggctgtggctcccTGCCTATGTGGGAAGCAGGCATGGGGTAGGGAGTTTTGTTTCTGATCATGTGCCACCCTTCACGAAGCTTCCCCTTGGCATACTCGGGAAACCTAGAAAAGGGTCCTCGCTGTGACAGGGAGGGACAAAAGTGAAGAGTGGCCCACCCATTTCCTCTTCTTCACCCTCCCCTCTTCTAAACatcttcctctcatctcctgtactCCATGCCTTCCCACTGGGCACTCTCCTGGGTCTCACCTCCAGCCAAGGAGAGTCACACATCTGCCTGAAAAACAATGATATAGTGTGATGAGTATCATAACCAGAGATCTTAAGAAGCCTTCCACCAGGCCTCTCTCCCAGCTCAATTCACTCTGGCAAGCGAAGTTCTTATTCTGGTCAAGTTAACTGAGATGGGAAGACCATATGGGAGCAAATGCTTGTCAACAAAGCCCAGCCCCCAGGCAGTGGAGCTCAGGAACAAGACTCCCTCTGAAGGAAGTGCCCCCACTAGAGCTCCAGACTGTAATAGATGAAGCAGCAGAGGGCCAGAAGCGAGTGGCAAGCACAGGAAGGTGTTTCAAAGTAGAATGGACAGGATCTGCTATCAGATCAGGTGTGGGGATGAGCgggagggggagagaggcaaGGATAACACCAAGGGTTCTGGCATTTGTATTGTGGGACAATGGGATTTACCAGAGTGCAACCAAAGACCTAGGCTGAGACACTGGCTTGGAATCTTTAATATCCAATACAACAGATACTAGTGACAAATGGCTACTGAAATTGAAATGtacattaattaaaattaaatgaagttAAGTTTCAGgggtctggggatatagttcagttggtagagtgcttgccttgcatgcacaaggccctgggttcaatccccgcaccaccttaaaaaaaaaaaaaaaaaattagttcctcAATCACACTAAGAATTAGTCACTAAGAATTAGTGCATGTGGCTAGAGACAGTATAGACAGAGAACAATTTTTCCATCATCACAAAATGTCCTAACTGACAGctttaaaaccatgagcctggatGAGCCACCTAAGACAGTGATTAGCAACTTGGTTGCCCAATGGAATCACCTTGGGATTCCAACAAAAAACACTGACACCCAGCCCTTACCCAGAGATGAGGGTTATGTGGTCTGGGGTGCTTCCTGAGCAGGAAAAGTTTTAAATCTCCCAGGTGATTCTCATATGCAGCCCAAGTTGAGAGGCAGGGATGAAAGAAAATgttgagaaagaataagagaaacCTCAGGAAATCTGACAGCCCCCAAAGAGGCTGAGAGGTAACAACTCATGAGGTAGCAGGAAAAACATGAGGCTGCCAAGCCTGGAAAAGGAGGAAAGTGTTCCAAGGGCAAGTGTTTACAGGATCTTGCTACTCAAATGTGAGCCTCAGACCAGAAACATCAGTATCACTTGAGACCTCAAAGACATGCAGAATTTCAGGCCCACCCTAGGCCCTTTGAGTCATAATCTGAATTTTATCAAGATACCTGCATGATTCATATGCTCAATAAAGTTTGAGTCAATAACTGTTGGATTCAACAACATAAAGGTCATTGGCGAGTGGCTTGGGTGGAGAATGGGGCAGAGTGGTATTAAGTGGACTGAAGGAATGGAAATGGATAAGAATGTGAGGCCTGTGTGAAAGGGAGCAGAGAAAAAAAGACATCCTAAAGAAGGACACGTTTGCTCTTTTAACAGGAGAGCAAAAGCCTgttataaaaaagaaacaaaacaaaacaaaaaaatccatgATGTTAGATTTGAGGGTAGAAAGATGAGGTCTCCATCTAGTGGCTGTTTTATGTATTTCCTCAAAGTTAAATAAGGGAGAGGGGACAGGAGGCCAAAAGGTGACAGAATAAACCTGGAGCTGCCTGGGTGATGATGAGGCAATGGCAGAGGGAGGCAGGGAACAGCTGGCTCCCTCTCTCAGATGTGGCCCCTCTCTCTAGGACCCCCAGCTGAGCCTCTGGAGCCCACAAGACCCCTTCCCACGCTCCCAGTCCGCAGGATCCACTCACCGTCTGAAAGGAAGCATGAGCGCCAGCCCAGACCTCCTCGGCCACCTCTTGGGGACCGACCATCCACTCCGGGCACCAAACCCAACATCTGTGATGGCAATTTCAACACAGTGGCCCTCTTCCGTGGAGAGATGTTTGTGTTTAAGGTAGGGCTAATGGATTGGCACCATCCAGGTGGTCCCCTCCCATTCCTTCTTCCATCACTCCTGCCCTGGAATAAGCTGCTATGGAGACTGGACAGGAGCTGGCCTAGTGTCCAGGACCCAGGGTCTCTTTCTGGTGCTGCGGGGTAAAACAACTTGTTTCCAATAGGTGAGCAGGGAAGATTGGTGATCTTGTACCTTTCCAGGGGTTAACGCTAGGGGAAAGGCTGGAGATGGCTTCTagtctgtgaccttgagcaagtcacttcccttctctgggcctcagttgttCATCTGAAACCTGGGATGGCATGTCATTACTCTAACAAGGGGTATATGAATAGCAAACGAGTGACAGGCTCTGCAGACAGCTAGTTTAGAGTGGGGGCTGAGCCAGAGTGACTGAATCTGATTGCAGattcttgttttttctttgtttgctccactggggattgaccccatgggcactctaccactgagctacatcctagccttttttatttttattttttaaattttgagacagggtcttagttGCAGAgagtggccttaaacttgcaatcctcctgcctcagcctcagagttgctggaattacaggagtgagCCACCACATCCAGCCTGATTGCAGAGCCTGCCAGCGCCTGAGAGCCTGGTACGGATCAGACTACATCTTGTCAACTGTCCTTTGCCTGCCACTTTAGCCAAGATCTGACTGGACATTAGCCTGCTTGGTGTGTTGCAGGCTGGGTCCTCAGCAGAGCAGATTCTGAGGTGGAGTTTACAGAATGAAGGATTCTGATTAGGGAGGGAATAACTCCAGGATCAACATCTGTGAGCAGGAAGAACAGGAAGCAGGACAGGGCAAAGCAGCAAGTTGAGCAGCAGCATTAGCCTGTTGCAGACTTGACCACTCCCACAGGGAGCTCTGGAGCCAGAATGGCCCACTGGAGTCATCCCATGTTGGATCCAATGCCGTCAGAACTTTATACCCTCTGCCTCATTCAGTCATTTGGAGAGAAAGGGTATGACCTCGGGGATGCTCTCTGAAGCCAACTCCAAAGGGACTGGTAGTTGAAAACTACCTGCTGGTAGTACTCCCAGCCACCCATGGAAATCTGGATAGAATATTTCTCCACACTTTCTGGAGTTCTACCCAGAAAGCTTCAAGCACTAAGCAAGAATGGGGCAATGTGGGTTAGCTCGTGATCTACCTCTACTGAATGGCTCCATGTCACTTGATCTTCTTTAAGACTGTTTTTATATCTCAGATTGACTTAGAGTTGTGGAGGTCAAAATAAAGTTTGAAAACTGTACCTGGAAGTGCTTTGTaaaatacctttaaaaatacTGGCTTTTGTACCATTTTCTATGAATTATATTCcttttttacttgttttttttttcttttttttttttttttaaatcttaatccTCTCAAAATATTCAAGGTCAAATTCAGATTTAAACACCCCCCATTTACCAGTGTTGGGTTTCCCACCAGCCTGAGGCCTGGCCTGGGTGTTGTCAGTGACTCTCCAATGCCCTCCTGTGGTCACTACAGGCCCCAGCACTTCCTTTCCAGCTTTTCCAAACTTCCTCACGAAGACCAGGCCTGTCTGCTGTCTGTCTCATGGTCTCTTGAGCAGCAAGAACCATCAGGAGGTTTAAGTGAAGAGTTACATGAGcatcctgttttcttctgagagTTGGAAGCAGAAGATGACAGACTGCATAGAGGGTTGTGAGGCTTGGCCCAAAAGATAATGTGGGGTTGTCCCAGAGCTGAGATCATTGGTTCAGAAGCAGGGCCTTACTCCTCTGTTTCCCCAGGATCGCTGGTTTTGGCGCCTGCGCAATAACCGGGTACAGGAGGGCTACCCCATGCAGATCGAGCAGTTCTGGAAGGGCCTACCTGCCCGCATAGATGCAGCCTACGAAAGAGCTGATGGGAGATTTGTGTTCTTCAAAGGTAATGTAACCTATGCTACGGGACCTGGGACAATTTCCTGCACTTCTGGCTTCTTGCCCCCAAGCTCTGCTGGGGCCAAGGAACCAAAGGAATTGACACTCTGGCTCTATGGGCAGAAGATAAGCAAGTGGCACTAGCTACAACCTCTGCCACCAAGTAGCTAGGGAAGACTAATCCTGATCTCTTGCCCACAGGCGACAAATACTGGGTGTTTAAGGAGGTGACAGTGGAACCTGGGTACCCCCACAGCCTGGGAGAACTGGGCAGCTGCCTGCCTCGTGAAGGCATTGACACGGCTCTGCGGTGGGAACCTGTGGGCAAGACCTACTTTTTCAAAGGCGAGCGGTACTGGCGCTACAGCGAGGAGCGGCGGGCCACAGACCCTGGCTATCCCAAGCCCATCACCGTGTGGAAGGGCATCCCTCAAGCTCCCCAAGGGGCCTTCATCAGCAAGGAAGGGTGTACGTAAGGGCCAGGGCCACAAAGGGATGGGGGGCTGATTTTATGTGGTTCTCCTGGGGTCCCTGAACATATTCTTAGGATCCCCAGGTTTGATAAATGCCCAGGTTTGATTGTCTGGTAGCAGACAATCGCCCTGTCTAACTCATAGTGAATTCGCCTGCTTACCAGGTACCAGAGCCACATTTCCACCTACAGGATGATTCACAGCTGGGAGGCTTTCTTCAGACAGCACTCTTCAGTGGTACTTAAGTTTCTACAGGGCTCCTCTGATGGTCAGATCTGAAAAGCTGTTATATAGGGGTGGTTCAAAGGAACTTTTTCACAGGGATTGAGGGCAGGAAGCTAGAAAGGGGAGTACTTTTTCAGTCTATGGGACATTTCCTAAGCTTTTCCCAGAGGTCAGGCTGGCAACCAGCCACCATGGCTGTCATCAGGTGCTCACAACCTGTCTCTCCATCAATCTAGAAGCTTCTCGGACAGGTCAAGTTTTGCCAGGTGCAGAATGGGCATCCATAATTATCTGATGATCTGGTCAAAAGCACAGactagctgggtacagtggcacaagtctgtaatcccaacaactctggaggctgaggcaggaggatcataaattcaagaccagatttggaatgtagctcagtgaaaaTGTGGCCCTGAGTTCAGACCCCAGTATACggaataaacaaacaacaacacacacacacacacacacacacacacacacaaacatagactTAAGCCAGGTTGAGTAGGTTCATATACCACCCCCTTTACTTTGTATGTTTGGGCAAATCATTTAAGTTTTCTCTGTCTCCTCATCctcaaaatggggataataatggcACTTACGCTTATGTAATAGCTTTGTGATGATTAAAAACATTACACAAAGCATTAGCAGAATACCCACAACAAGGCATATACTATTAGctgctatcatcatcatcatcatcatcttggtGTGTTTCCGTTTATAGAATGACAGAATTCATTCATTCCCTCCACAGTAGAAAGCCAGGTGTGTGGGAGGGGCTGGCGATAGAGCAGTGAACATCATTTGCCTAGCTCCTAGTCTAGTGGCAGAAAACAAATGAGGTGGCAACAAAAGCTAGAAGAGAAATAAATGCTGTGAGAGAGTAACCAGGCAGAGGACAGCATATTAGGGACCATTAGGGTTTTCTAAGGACGCATCACAGCTTAGAAAGC
This region of Callospermophilus lateralis isolate mCalLat2 chromosome 3, mCalLat2.hap1, whole genome shotgun sequence genomic DNA includes:
- the Mmp24 gene encoding matrix metalloproteinase-24, with amino-acid sequence MPRSRGAPGPPPPPRQAPRWSCWRAPGRLLLLLPALCCLPGAARAAAGARDRAAVAAARAAKAEAPFAGQNWLKSYGYLLPYDSRASALHSGKALQSAVSTMQQFYGIPVTGVLDQTTIEWMKKPRCGVPDHPHLSRRRRNKRYALTGQKWRQKHITYSIHNYTPKVGELDTRKAIRQAFDVWQKVTPLTFEEVPYHEIKSDRKEADIMIFFASGFHGDSSPFDGEGGFLAHAYFPGPGIGGDTHFDSDEPWTLGNANHDGNDLFLVAVHELGHALGLEHSNDPSAIMAPFYQYMETHNFKLPQDDLQGIQKIYGPPAEPLEPTRPLPTLPVRRIHSPSERKHERQPRPPRPPLGDRPSTPGTKPNICDGNFNTVALFRGEMFVFKDRWFWRLRNNRVQEGYPMQIEQFWKGLPARIDAAYERADGRFVFFKGDKYWVFKEVTVEPGYPHSLGELGSCLPREGIDTALRWEPVGKTYFFKGERYWRYSEERRATDPGYPKPITVWKGIPQAPQGAFISKEGYYTYFYKGRDYWKFDNQKLSVEPGYPRNILRDWMGCNQKEVERRKERRLPQDDVDIMVTINDMPGSVNAVAVVIPCILSLCILVLVYTIFQFKNKAGPQPVTYYKRPVQEWV